In the Halorubrum ruber genome, CCGTGGCCGCCGACGATGACGCGGCCGTGGTTGAAGAAGTCCGCGAGGGCGTAGAAGCCGCCGCCCTCGCTGCCGACGACGTTCTCCTCGGGGACGAAGCAGTCCTCGAAGACGATGTGGCCCTGCTTGGACGCGCGCATCCCCATCTTCTCGGGGATGTGCTCGGCCTCGTAGCCGTCGGAGTCGGTCTCGACGATGAACAGCGTGTAGTTCGAGTAGCGGTCGTCGCTCTCGCCGGTCTTCGCGTAGACGGTGAGCCAGTCGGCCTCGACCGCGTTGCCGACCCAGTACTTCTCGCCGGTGAGCTCGTAGCCCCCCTCGACCTTCTCGGCCTTCGTCGTCATCCCCGCCAGGTCCGAGCCGGTCTGCGGCTCGGAGACCGCGAGCCCGGAGATCTGGTCGTTCTCTGCGACAGGTCGGAGATATTTCTCCTTCTGCTCTTCAGTCCCGTAATCTTCGACCATCTCGGCGCCGAAGCTGGCGAGCTGGAGGGTGAGCGCGATGCCGGCGTCGGCGCGGTAGAACTCCTCCGCGATGGCGAGCACCTGCGCCAAGTCGAACCCCTTCCCGCCGTACTCCTCGCCGATGTCTTGGGCGACGAGCCCGGCGTCCATCCCCGCCTCGAGCACCTCCCACGGGTACTCGCCCGACTCGTAGTACGCCTCGGCGTTCGGGGCGATGTACTCGTCGGCGAACTCGCGGGCCTCCTGTTTGACGTCTCGCGCGCGTTCCGGCACGACGCTGTCGTCGAGCAGCTCCATACGACCCGTGAGGACTCCGCGGGCAAAACGTTCGTGGAACAACGAAGAACGCCGGGGGAGTTTACTCCTCGTCGACCGCATCCGCGTCGCGCCCTTCTTTCTCGCCGTCGTCTCCCCCATCGCCTCGCTCCTCCGCTTCGAGGGCGTCCGTGTCGCCGGATTCCGCGGTGTTGGCGTCGCCGTCGCTCGGTCCGGTCGCGACCTCCTCCGCGTCGGCGATGTCGACCCCGCCGGTGTCGCTCGGCTCATCCTCGTCGGCGTCGCTCGGCTCGTCCGCGGTCGCGCCGTCGTCCGTCGCGTCGTCGGAATCGAGTCCCGGGGCGCCCGCCTCGCCGTCCGTCCTCTCCTCCGACTCCGCCGGCGGCTCGTCCGATTCGGACGGCTCGGCGGGGTCGGCAGGCTCGAACCCCGCGGTTTCGAGGTCCGCGTCGGCGTTCTCGCGGGGGTCCGCGCCGCGCTCGCGGAGGAGCGCGCGCGTCGCCCCCCTGTCGACCGTCCCCGAAACGGTCCGCGGCAGCTCCTCGACGTACGCGATCGTCTTCGGGATCTTGAACCGTGCGAGTCGCTCCCGAGCGAAGTCGACGAACGCCGTCTCGTCGATCGGCGCGGGACCGATGCCGCCGGCTTCGACCGCAGGCGGTTCGGATCCGTCGCTCTGCTCCGCGTCGCCCTCAGCCGTCTCGTCGCCCGAGGCGGTCTGTTCCGAGGCGGCCTGCTCGGTGGCATCGCGTTCCGAGGTGGCTTGTTCCGAGGCGGCCTGCTCGGTGGCATCGCGTTCCGAGGTGGCTTGTTCCGAGGCGACCTGTTCCGAGGCGTCTCCCTCAACGGAGGCCGTCGCCGCCGACGGGAACCGGTCGCCGAGGGCCACGAGCGCCGCGACGCGCTCGCCCCACACCTCGTCGTCGAGCCCGACGACCGCCACGTCGTCGACCTCGTCGTACTCTCGGAGGACGCCCGCGACCTCTCCCGGCTCGACGTTCTCGCCGCCGCTGATGATCCGGTCGTCGACGCGGTTGAGCACGTGGAGATACCCCTCCTCGTCGAACCGACCGACATCGCCCGTGTGAAGTCCGTACGGGCCGAAATCGGATCGGTCGACGTCCGCGGGGTCGATCCCGTTCAGGTCGATCGCGTCGCCTGGGGACGCGTCGCCTTCGCCGACCGCGTCGGGGGAATCTCTCTCGTCTTCCACGAGGTACCCCGGCGTGATCGTCGGTCCGCTGACGACGATCTCGCCCGTGTCGCCCGGCTCGACCGGGTCGCCGTCGTCGACGATCGTCACGTCGGTGCCGAAGAGGGGTCGGCCCACCGTCCCGATCCGGTCTCGGGTCTGTCGCGGCGTCGCGGTCGTGATCTGTGAGGCGGCCTCCGTCATCCCGTACGTCGGGTAGACGGGGACCGAGTAGTCGCGACACCGCTCCAACAGCTCCGCCGGTGCGGGCGCGCCGCCGAGCAGGACCACGCGGAGCGAGTCCGACAGCGTCCCCCGTCGGTCGAGCATCCGCTTGAGCATCGTCGGGACGAGCGAGACGCCGGTCACGTCGTACGCGTCGATGTCGTCGGCGGTCCCGCCCGCGTCGAACCCCTCGCGCAACACGAGGGTGGTCCCGTACAGCACCGACCGGTACACCGGCGCCAGCCCGCCCATGTGGTGGAGCGACAGCGACACGAGCCACCGGTCGTCTGCCTCGACGCCGAGGCGGAACGCGGAGGCGACCGCCGAGCTGTACACGTTGCCCGCGGTCAGCGGCACGGGCTTGGGGTCGCCGGTGGTCCCCGAGGTGAACAGCACGCAGAGCGGGTCCGCGAACGACCACTCGGGCGGATCGAGCGACGCCGGGTCGACGTCGTGGATCCCCGCGACCTCGGCGCTCGTGGGGTCGTCGACGGAGTAGACCGGGACGCCGTCGATCTCCGCCGCCGCGTTGGTCGCCGTCGGCTCGGTCGGCTCCGCGCAGACAACGGCGTCGAGGTCGGTCCGGTCGATCCGCGCGGCGATCTCGCGCGGGGTCAGCTCCTGGCCGAGCGGGACGAACGTCGCCCCGATCCGCATCGTCGCGTGGACGAGTCCGACGGTGCCCACGTACGGGGGCGTGAGCACGCCGATCCGGTCGCCCTCCCCTAGGCCGTGCGCGACGAGCCGGCCGGCCGTTTCGGCGACGAGCCGGTCGAGGTCGGTGTAGCTCCACGCCTCGCCGTCCTCGGCGCGGACGAGGGCGGTGTCGTCGGGCGACGAGACCACGCGGTGAGAGAGCCAGTCGCGCATCGGTGTCACCCTCGTTCGCCGAGTACGCGGCTACTCATCCGTCGGCTGTCGCACGGTCAACACCGGGACGTCGGAGGTGCGGACGACTCGCTCCGTGACGCTCCCGAGCAGGTAGCGGTCGAGCCCCTTCCGCCCGTGTGTCCCCATCACCACGACGTCGATACCGTGTTCGTCGACGTAGTCGTGGATCGACCGGTAGGCCGTTCCCGACGTCACGCTGGTGACGCACTCGACGCCGGCGTCCGCGGCGGCGTCGGCCACGCGCCTCGTCGCCTCCTCGCCCTCAGATTCGAGCGCCTCGACGACGATCTCCGCGCCCGCCTCGAGGCTGGAGTACGCCGCGCCGTCGACGACGTACAGCGCGTGGAGGCGCGCGCCGTACTGGTCCGCGAGGTCGATCGCGTGTTCGATCGCGGCGTCTGACGCCGGACTGCCGTCGGTCGGAACGAGGATCTCTGAGTACATCTCACTCCGTAGTACAGCGGGTATCGATTAAAAACCCGATCAACTATCTCGAAGCCCGGCAAGGAACGAACACCGCGATTTCGAACGGGAGACCGCCCTAGCGGAAGCCCATCGCTTCGATCTGCTCCTGATACCGGTTGCGGATGGTGACCTCGGTGACCTGCGCGACGTCGGCGACCTCGCGCTGGGTCTTCTTCTCGTTACAGAGCAGCGAGGCCGCGTAGATGGCGGCCGCCGCGAAGCCGGTGGGCGACTTCCCGGAGAGCAGTCCCTGCTCGGCGGAGACGTCGATGATCTCGGTCGCCTTCGACTGGACCTCCTCGGAGAGCTGGAGCGACGAGGCGAACCGCGGGACGAACTGCTTGGGGTCGACCGGCTTCAGCTCTAAGCCGAGCTCTTGGGAGATGTACCGATAGGTCCGGCCGATCTCCTTCTGCGGGACCCGCGAGACGTCCGCGACCTCGTCGAGGCTGCGCGGGATCCCCTCCTGGCGGCAGGCGGCGTACAGCGCGGCGGTGGAGACGCCCTCGATGGAGCGCCCCCGGATGAGGTCCTCGTTGAGCGCGCGTCGATAGATGACCGAGGCGACCTCTCGTACCGAGCGCGGGACCCCGAGCGCGCTCGCCATCCGGTCGATCTCCGAGAGCGCGAACTGGAGGTTGCGCTCGCCCGCGTCTTTGGTCCGAATCCGCTCCTGCCACTTGCGCAGGCGATGCATCTGCGAGCGTTTCTCCGAGGAGAGCGACCGCCCGTAGGCGTCCTTGTCCTTCCAGTCGATCGTCGTCGTCAGCCCCTTGTCGTGCATCGTCTCCGTGATGGGGGCGCCGACGCGCGACTTCGACTGCCGCTCGTTGTGGTTGAACGCGCGCCACTCCGGCCCGCGGTCGATGTTCCGCTCGTCTAAGACGAGCCCGCAGTCCTCGCAGACGAGCTCTTGGTCGGCGTCGGTGACGATGTTCTCCGAGTCACACTCCGGACAGGAGACCGTCGATTCGTCCGTTTCCTGCTCCGTGTCTCGCTCCTGTTGCCGTTGGCGACTCGGACGTTCCATTAAAAGGTTTGTGGTCAGTCGCGTATTTAAGCCTTGTCCACGTCCATCATCGATCCTGAGGATTCTTGGGTCGGCCTCGTGTCCGGTTTATTCCGTTTAAAACGTCTGTAACGCCTGAAACGGGGACACAGATTCGAGTCGTCGACGACCTCGACGTGGTCCGCCGCGGTCCGGCACGACGCACGAAACGTGACCGCACATTGAGGTCGAAATTCGACATTGAGAACACCCGCCAAGGGCCGAAGACGCCATGTCGGCAGTGGAGCGTGTTCGATCCCGGAACGTCAACGGTGGAGTTCGTCCGGTTCCGGAACGTCAACGGTGGGGCGCGTTCGATCCCGGAGCGTGCCGTACGCGACCGCAGGACCTCTTATATTACTACTAAACATCTATAAAGACTTTTGTATAACCTCTGCCAATGGATTTGTATGAGCACTACTTCGTCTCCCGGCATCGAACGCACGCTGCGCGGCTGTCGCCCCGCCGATGTCGACCCCGTCGTCATCGACGCGGCGGACCTCGACAGCACCGCGCC is a window encoding:
- a CDS encoding acyl-CoA dehydrogenase family protein, whose protein sequence is MELLDDSVVPERARDVKQEAREFADEYIAPNAEAYYESGEYPWEVLEAGMDAGLVAQDIGEEYGGKGFDLAQVLAIAEEFYRADAGIALTLQLASFGAEMVEDYGTEEQKEKYLRPVAENDQISGLAVSEPQTGSDLAGMTTKAEKVEGGYELTGEKYWVGNAVEADWLTVYAKTGESDDRYSNYTLFIVETDSDGYEAEHIPEKMGMRASKQGHIVFEDCFVPEENVVGSEGGGFYALADFFNHGRVIVGGHGLGLAAAAIEEAEAFIDEREAFGRTIDEFQAVQHTISDMRIGFESARALNWRACEKVANNEDAGYWAALAKTKSTEVATDCAEQGMKLHGGRSILTDRRIARVYRDVRIPVIYEGANDIQRNLIYRQSR
- a CDS encoding AMP-binding protein; the encoded protein is MRDWLSHRVVSSPDDTALVRAEDGEAWSYTDLDRLVAETAGRLVAHGLGEGDRIGVLTPPYVGTVGLVHATMRIGATFVPLGQELTPREIAARIDRTDLDAVVCAEPTEPTATNAAAEIDGVPVYSVDDPTSAEVAGIHDVDPASLDPPEWSFADPLCVLFTSGTTGDPKPVPLTAGNVYSSAVASAFRLGVEADDRWLVSLSLHHMGGLAPVYRSVLYGTTLVLREGFDAGGTADDIDAYDVTGVSLVPTMLKRMLDRRGTLSDSLRVVLLGGAPAPAELLERCRDYSVPVYPTYGMTEAASQITTATPRQTRDRIGTVGRPLFGTDVTIVDDGDPVEPGDTGEIVVSGPTITPGYLVEDERDSPDAVGEGDASPGDAIDLNGIDPADVDRSDFGPYGLHTGDVGRFDEEGYLHVLNRVDDRIISGGENVEPGEVAGVLREYDEVDDVAVVGLDDEVWGERVAALVALGDRFPSAATASVEGDASEQVASEQATSERDATEQAASEQATSERDATEQAASEQTASGDETAEGDAEQSDGSEPPAVEAGGIGPAPIDETAFVDFARERLARFKIPKTIAYVEELPRTVSGTVDRGATRALLRERGADPRENADADLETAGFEPADPAEPSESDEPPAESEERTDGEAGAPGLDSDDATDDGATADEPSDADEDEPSDTGGVDIADAEEVATGPSDGDANTAESGDTDALEAEERGDGGDDGEKEGRDADAVDEE
- a CDS encoding universal stress protein, with the translated sequence MYSEILVPTDGSPASDAAIEHAIDLADQYGARLHALYVVDGAAYSSLEAGAEIVVEALESEGEEATRRVADAAADAGVECVTSVTSGTAYRSIHDYVDEHGIDVVVMGTHGRKGLDRYLLGSVTERVVRTSDVPVLTVRQPTDE
- a CDS encoding transcription initiation factor IIB, whose protein sequence is MERPSRQRQQERDTEQETDESTVSCPECDSENIVTDADQELVCEDCGLVLDERNIDRGPEWRAFNHNERQSKSRVGAPITETMHDKGLTTTIDWKDKDAYGRSLSSEKRSQMHRLRKWQERIRTKDAGERNLQFALSEIDRMASALGVPRSVREVASVIYRRALNEDLIRGRSIEGVSTAALYAACRQEGIPRSLDEVADVSRVPQKEIGRTYRYISQELGLELKPVDPKQFVPRFASSLQLSEEVQSKATEIIDVSAEQGLLSGKSPTGFAAAAIYAASLLCNEKKTQREVADVAQVTEVTIRNRYQEQIEAMGFR